The segment GGGCGCGCGCTTCGACCCCGCCACGCTGCGCCTGACCCTGGACGGCGCACCCGCGGGCGCCCAACTCGCCGACGACGGACGGACGCTCACCGTGCCCGGCCAGGGCACCTACCGCGCCGGTCCCGACGGCACGCTGACCTTCACCCCGGCGGCCGGGTTCCACGGGACGGCCGGACCGGTCTCCTACACCGTCGCCACCACCGGCGGGGCCCGCACCGGCAGCACCGTGACGATCCGGATCACCGAGACGCCCGCCCCGCCGGCCTCGCCCGGCCCGTCCGCGCCGGCGACTCCGTCCGCCCCGCCCGCGCCGTCGTCCCCGCCCGCCCCGGCGGTCAGCAGCCGGCCCGGCAGCCAGATCGCTGCCACCGGCACGCGGGACCCGGTGCCCTTCCTGCTGGCGGCCCTCGCCATGCTGCTCACGGGCGCGGTGATCCTCGTCAAGGCGTCGAGGCACAGGTGAGCCGTTCGAGCCCGGCCCGGCGAGTCGCGGCCGGTCCCGGGCCGGCGGAGCACCCGGAGAACCTAGGGTGGTCCGCGAAAAAGCGACCCAGGACGGCGAGGTCCCCGTGCCGAGTTCCCTTCCGACGTACCTTGCGCTCAGCGACCTGATCGCCGGGGAGTTCGCCGACTGCTCGCCGGGCACCACGCTGCCCGGCGAGCACGACCTGGCCCGCCGGTTCGGCGTGAACCGGCTGACCGCGCGGGCCGCCGTGGACGAACTGGAACGGCGCTGGCTCATCCGCCGGGTGCGCGGCTCGGGCGCCTACACCGTGCGCCGGATCGAGTACCGGATCGGCGCGGCCTACCCGGTCTCCTTCACCGAGGCGATGGCCCGGCTCGGAGTCGAGACCACCACCACGGCCGAACCGCCGGAGCGCCGCGCGGCCGGAACCGCCGACAGCCACGTGCTCGGCGTGCCGCTGGGCGCGCCGGTGCTCGTGCTGCGGCGCACCCGCCACGTGCAGGGCGTGCCGGCCGTGGTGGGGCAGTCCCTGCTCGCCGGCGACCTGCTGCCCGGCCTGGAGGACGCCCTGGCTGCCGGCACCTCCCTGCACGCCGTCATGAAGGACACCTACGGCATCGAACCGGCCCTGGGCTGGAGCCAGGTGCGGATGATGCCGCCCCCGCCCGAAGAGGCCCGCAGACTCGCGCTGCGCGGACGCCCGCCGCTCGTCCGGATGGGTGCCCGGATCGTCGACCGGAACTCCGGACGGTACGTGGAAGTCGTCGACCAGTGGCTCCGGCCCGACTACTTCGACGTGATCGTCGAGGTGCAGTAACCCGGCTCCGACCTTCACGGGACCCGCCGCCCGAGCACCCGTCACCGCCCCGGCCGCCCGGCACCGACCGGGCCCGCGCGGTTCGACGGCCGCACCGGAGGACCCCGTGAAGGACATTCCAGTGTTCTGGAGACCGAAGCACCGCGACGCCCGGATCGAGATCCGGCTGACCCCCGCCGAACAGTGGTCCGTCGCCGAGAGCGCGCACCGCGCCGGCCGCCGCGCCCGCACCGCCTTCCGCCCGGCCCTGACCGCGGCCGCCGAACCCGACGAGGCGGAGGCCCTCGGCCTGCCCGC is part of the Kitasatospora cineracea genome and harbors:
- a CDS encoding GntR family transcriptional regulator, yielding MPSSLPTYLALSDLIAGEFADCSPGTTLPGEHDLARRFGVNRLTARAAVDELERRWLIRRVRGSGAYTVRRIEYRIGAAYPVSFTEAMARLGVETTTTAEPPERRAAGTADSHVLGVPLGAPVLVLRRTRHVQGVPAVVGQSLLAGDLLPGLEDALAAGTSLHAVMKDTYGIEPALGWSQVRMMPPPPEEARRLALRGRPPLVRMGARIVDRNSGRYVEVVDQWLRPDYFDVIVEVQ